Proteins co-encoded in one Kutzneria chonburiensis genomic window:
- a CDS encoding AfsR/SARP family transcriptional regulator has translation MRLRLLGPVDIFDEVNGRRIDLTGAKRRALLATLVVRQGQTISLHRLTEELWGERPPANAVNALQAHVARLRKLLSVAGGSPDQIVTQSSGYSLDLEPGQTDVDEFNRLSAQAREVLADRPERAIELLRAALDLWRGPAFDGNTTGEILATEAELLTENRLATLESLYDASLRIGRHREVVGEIEETIAAHPLRERFYDQLMVALYRCHRQSEAIGVYDRARRKLLRELGVEPGPALRGRMQAILAHSPSLLLPASEESDVDGLSITSIGDLNQELAHLQRRMNTLARRQEQLMRMVAGTAAVAGL, from the coding sequence GTGCGACTGCGTTTGCTGGGACCGGTCGACATCTTCGACGAGGTCAACGGCCGGCGGATCGACCTGACCGGGGCTAAGCGACGCGCCCTGCTGGCCACACTGGTGGTCCGGCAGGGCCAGACGATCTCCCTGCACCGGCTGACCGAAGAGCTGTGGGGGGAACGGCCGCCGGCCAACGCGGTCAACGCGCTACAGGCGCATGTCGCGCGGCTGCGGAAGCTGCTGTCGGTGGCGGGCGGGAGCCCGGACCAGATCGTGACCCAGTCCTCGGGCTATAGCCTGGATCTGGAGCCCGGGCAGACGGACGTGGATGAGTTCAATCGGCTGTCGGCGCAGGCGCGTGAGGTGCTGGCTGATCGGCCGGAGCGGGCGATCGAGTTGCTGCGTGCGGCGTTGGATCTGTGGCGGGGCCCGGCGTTCGACGGGAACACGACCGGGGAGATCCTGGCTACCGAGGCTGAGCTGCTGACCGAGAATCGGCTGGCGACGTTGGAATCGCTGTATGACGCGTCGTTGCGGATCGGGCGGCACCGTGAGGTGGTCGGCGAGATCGAGGAGACCATCGCGGCGCATCCGTTGCGGGAGCGGTTCTACGACCAGCTGATGGTGGCGTTGTACCGGTGTCACCGGCAGTCTGAAGCCATCGGCGTGTATGACCGGGCGCGGCGAAAGCTGTTGCGGGAGCTGGGGGTTGAGCCGGGGCCGGCGCTACGGGGGCGGATGCAGGCGATTCTTGCGCACTCGCCGTCGTTGCTGCTGCCCGCGTCGGAAGAGTCTGATGTGGACGGATTGTCGATCACCAGCATCGGGGACCTCAACCAGGAGCTGGCGCACCTGCAACGGCGGATGAACACATTGGCGCGCAGGCAGGAGCAGCTGATGCGCATGGTCGCCGGCACGGCCGCGGTCGCGGGCCTGTAG
- the solA gene encoding N-methyl-L-tryptophan oxidase, whose amino-acid sequence MTVAVIGLGAWGSSTLWRLAAAGVKVIGFEQFTPGHANGSSHGGSRMFRTACLEHNDLVPLAQRSLTLWRELEDASGEALFDNSGGLLIGPRDGHVVAGTLAAARVHGIPVEELSADQLGARFPAHQGLPADHVGVWEPTGGLIRPEAAIRAAVATARTAGAVVYENTRVTEIDVLDDGAVVRTPTRDFRVEQVVVTAGPWVAKLLPELPLEPVRMPTTWFRPTGDVEPFALKNFPSFIRELGHGKAIWGHGFQDGPDVKLGLEDGGGNFKPIDPDTTDRGVTPADWHTLTGLLATAVPGLGALPSAVTTCMITKTPDRQFLLGRPRGSRALVVGAGCAGHGFKHATGIGEALADITLGRPTGSPLGFTDPNRFL is encoded by the coding sequence GTGACCGTCGCCGTCATCGGGCTGGGCGCCTGGGGCTCGTCGACGCTGTGGCGGCTGGCCGCCGCCGGCGTCAAGGTGATCGGCTTCGAGCAGTTCACCCCGGGGCACGCCAACGGTTCCTCGCACGGCGGCAGCCGCATGTTCCGCACGGCCTGTCTGGAGCACAACGACCTCGTGCCGCTGGCGCAGCGGTCGCTGACGCTGTGGCGGGAGCTCGAGGACGCCAGCGGTGAGGCGCTGTTCGACAACAGCGGTGGGCTGCTGATCGGGCCGCGTGATGGTCACGTGGTGGCTGGGACGTTGGCGGCGGCGCGGGTTCACGGTATTCCGGTCGAGGAGCTGTCGGCGGATCAGTTGGGAGCGAGGTTCCCGGCGCACCAAGGGCTTCCGGCCGATCATGTTGGCGTGTGGGAGCCGACCGGTGGGTTGATTCGGCCGGAGGCGGCGATTCGTGCTGCTGTGGCGACTGCGCGGACTGCCGGTGCTGTGGTGTATGAGAACACGCGGGTCACCGAGATCGATGTGCTGGATGACGGGGCCGTGGTTCGTACGCCTACCCGGGATTTCCGGGTGGAGCAGGTGGTGGTGACCGCTGGGCCGTGGGTGGCCAAGCTGCTGCCGGAGCTGCCGCTGGAGCCGGTGCGCATGCCGACGACGTGGTTCCGGCCGACTGGTGACGTGGAACCGTTCGCGCTGAAGAACTTCCCTTCGTTCATCCGAGAACTGGGGCACGGCAAGGCAATCTGGGGCCACGGTTTCCAGGACGGCCCGGATGTCAAGCTGGGACTGGAAGACGGCGGCGGCAACTTCAAGCCGATCGACCCGGACACTACGGATCGCGGTGTGACGCCGGCGGACTGGCACACGCTGACCGGCCTGCTGGCGACGGCCGTGCCAGGCCTGGGAGCACTCCCGTCGGCCGTGACCACGTGCATGATCACCAAGACGCCGGACCGGCAGTTCCTGCTGGGCCGGCCGCGCGGCAGCCGCGCGCTGGTGGTCGGGGCGGGCTGCGCCGGACACGGCTTCAAACACGCGACCGGCATCGGCGAGGCGCTCGCCGACATCACGCTCGGGCGGCCGACCGGCAGCCCGCTGGGATTCACCGATCCCAACAGGTTCCTGTAG
- a CDS encoding LLM class flavin-dependent oxidoreductase — protein sequence MEFGVNFFPVVDPAEKSATQYYDESLRLTKVAETLGFEHVQTVEHYFSAYGGYSPDPVTFLAAVAAQTTRIRVATGAVIAAFTHPLKLAGKLAMLDHLSHGRLDVGFGRGFLPDEFEAFQVPMDSSKARFAETIEAVRRLWTEENVLWDGQFHQFGPVSMLPRPYQQPHPPIFVASATSAESCAAAGTAGHHLQVVPSVTSREALQENIAGYRAAYAAAGHPGAPRIQIKYTCYLSEDRSEALVAGAHYEQNYIDKMAEAIASWASTRSDAYPGYEKFIDKVRAFDFKKSLQDNKVLAGTASDIRAQLETIRGWFGDDLCVSLQFNPGAMPFSQSLNAIELFGREVMPHFTAVGALQEVR from the coding sequence ATGGAATTCGGCGTCAACTTCTTCCCGGTGGTCGACCCGGCGGAAAAGAGCGCAACGCAGTACTACGACGAGAGCCTGCGGCTGACGAAGGTCGCGGAGACCCTCGGATTCGAACACGTGCAGACCGTAGAGCACTATTTCTCGGCCTACGGCGGCTACAGCCCCGACCCGGTCACGTTCCTGGCCGCGGTGGCCGCGCAGACCACCCGGATCCGGGTGGCGACCGGGGCCGTGATCGCCGCGTTCACCCATCCGCTCAAGCTGGCCGGCAAGCTGGCCATGCTCGACCACCTCTCGCACGGCCGCCTCGATGTCGGCTTCGGCCGGGGCTTCCTGCCCGACGAGTTCGAGGCGTTCCAGGTGCCGATGGACTCCAGCAAGGCCCGCTTCGCCGAGACCATCGAGGCCGTCCGTCGCTTGTGGACGGAGGAGAACGTGTTGTGGGACGGGCAGTTCCACCAGTTCGGCCCGGTGTCCATGCTGCCTCGCCCGTACCAGCAGCCGCACCCGCCGATCTTCGTCGCCTCGGCGACCAGCGCCGAATCCTGCGCCGCCGCCGGCACCGCGGGCCACCACCTCCAGGTCGTGCCGTCGGTGACCTCGCGGGAAGCGTTGCAGGAGAACATCGCCGGCTACCGCGCCGCCTACGCCGCCGCCGGACACCCTGGCGCGCCGCGGATCCAGATCAAGTACACGTGTTACCTGTCCGAGGATCGCAGCGAGGCCCTGGTCGCCGGCGCGCACTACGAGCAGAACTACATCGACAAGATGGCCGAGGCCATTGCCTCCTGGGCCAGCACGCGCAGCGACGCCTACCCGGGCTACGAGAAGTTCATCGACAAGGTGCGGGCCTTCGACTTCAAGAAGTCCCTTCAGGACAACAAGGTTCTTGCCGGTACGGCTTCCGACATCCGCGCGCAGCTGGAGACCATCCGTGGCTGGTTCGGCGACGACCTGTGTGTGAGCCTCCAGTTTAACCCGGGCGCGATGCCGTTCTCGCAGTCGCTCAACGCCATCGAGTTGTTCGGGCGTGAGGTCATGCCGCACTTCACGGCTGTCGGTGCGTTGCAGGAGGTCCGGTGA
- a CDS encoding phosphopantetheine-binding protein codes for MTDDTTPRLPADKEELRTLIAAKIEVDAAEIADGEDLIEWGLDSVTIMGLANTWRRAGADVDEKVLLRTVTVDGWWQLLAPAA; via the coding sequence ATGACCGATGACACGACGCCGCGACTGCCGGCCGACAAGGAAGAACTGCGCACTCTCATTGCCGCCAAAATCGAGGTCGACGCGGCCGAGATCGCCGACGGCGAGGACCTGATCGAGTGGGGGCTCGATTCCGTGACGATCATGGGCCTGGCCAACACCTGGCGCCGCGCCGGGGCCGACGTCGACGAGAAGGTGCTGCTCAGGACGGTCACCGTGGACGGATGGTGGCAGCTGCTGGCCCCGGCCGCCTGA
- a CDS encoding MFS transporter, translated as MQTTQRHPQRWWILGVLCLALLTVVLDNTVLNVAVPSLVSGLGASTPDIQWMINAYSLAMAGLLVAAGSLSDRYGRKRGLLLGLALFGIGSGVAAFAGSPIELIVARAGMGVGAALLTPGTLAVLVRVFDNEERGKAIGIWAAVSSAGIALGPVLGGFLLAHFWWGSVFLINVPVALIGFIGVAVLVPESKDPAGKYPDVLGGVLSAIGMAALVWAVISGPEDGWGSLPVLGAIGLGVIALVAFVIWQLKAENPMLDLSLFANRRFNGAAAGGILAAFGMGGSLFLLTQHLQFVLGFSALEAGFRIAPLAICTMIASSLLSARIGKRLGQGPTIIVGMTLAAAGLACIALIPISAGYLATLLGLALIGFGVGMSMPIAAHALMSAIPPERASTGSGVSQTLQELGSSFGVAVLGAVLTARFASQLPSGLGTDASKSLPAALQAAQGKPDVIAATRDAFAAGMSSSQLIGAVAVLAGGLLAGFLLLRADKPAVVAEPLPVAGEPERSNA; from the coding sequence GTGCAAACGACTCAGCGCCATCCCCAGCGGTGGTGGATTCTCGGCGTGCTCTGTCTCGCGCTGCTGACGGTGGTGCTGGACAACACGGTGCTCAACGTCGCGGTGCCGTCGCTGGTCTCCGGGCTCGGCGCCAGCACGCCGGACATCCAGTGGATGATCAACGCGTATTCGCTCGCCATGGCCGGCCTGCTGGTCGCCGCGGGCAGCCTGTCCGACCGCTACGGCCGCAAGCGCGGCCTGCTGCTCGGCCTGGCCCTGTTCGGCATCGGCTCGGGCGTCGCCGCGTTCGCCGGCTCGCCGATCGAGCTGATCGTCGCCCGCGCCGGCATGGGCGTCGGCGCCGCGCTGCTCACCCCGGGCACGCTCGCGGTGCTGGTGCGGGTGTTCGACAACGAGGAACGCGGCAAGGCGATCGGCATCTGGGCGGCGGTGTCCTCGGCCGGCATCGCGCTCGGCCCGGTGCTCGGCGGTTTCCTGCTGGCCCACTTCTGGTGGGGCTCGGTGTTCCTGATCAACGTGCCGGTGGCGCTGATCGGCTTCATCGGGGTGGCCGTGCTCGTGCCGGAGTCGAAGGACCCGGCCGGCAAATACCCGGACGTGCTCGGCGGCGTGCTGTCGGCGATCGGCATGGCCGCGCTGGTGTGGGCGGTCATCTCCGGCCCGGAGGACGGCTGGGGCTCGCTGCCGGTGCTCGGTGCGATCGGCCTGGGCGTGATTGCCCTGGTGGCCTTCGTGATCTGGCAGCTCAAGGCCGAGAACCCGATGCTCGACCTGTCGCTGTTCGCCAACCGACGGTTCAACGGCGCCGCGGCCGGCGGCATCCTGGCCGCGTTCGGCATGGGCGGCTCGCTGTTCCTGCTGACCCAGCACCTCCAGTTCGTGCTCGGTTTTTCCGCGCTGGAGGCCGGTTTCCGGATCGCGCCGCTGGCCATCTGCACGATGATCGCGAGCAGCCTGCTGTCCGCGCGCATCGGCAAGCGGCTCGGCCAGGGGCCGACGATCATCGTCGGCATGACGCTGGCCGCGGCCGGCCTGGCCTGCATCGCGCTGATCCCGATCTCCGCCGGCTACCTGGCCACGCTGCTGGGCCTGGCGTTGATCGGTTTCGGTGTCGGCATGTCGATGCCGATCGCGGCGCACGCCCTGATGAGCGCCATCCCGCCGGAGCGGGCCAGTACCGGTTCCGGTGTCAGCCAGACGTTGCAGGAGCTGGGCAGCTCGTTCGGTGTGGCCGTGCTCGGTGCCGTGTTGACGGCACGGTTCGCGTCGCAGCTGCCGTCCGGTCTCGGTACTGACGCCAGCAAGTCGCTGCCGGCAGCTTTGCAGGCGGCGCAAGGGAAGCCGGACGTCATCGCGGCGACGCGCGACGCCTTCGCCGCCGGTATGTCCAGCAGCCAGCTGATCGGCGCGGTGGCCGTGCTGGCCGGCGGTCTGCTGGCCGGATTCCTGTTGCTGCGGGCCGACAAGCCCGCTGTCGTGGCCGAGCCGCTGCCCGTGGCCGGCGAGCCGGAGAGGAGCAACGCGTGA
- a CDS encoding cytochrome P450 → MTQQLVSAKPSTQDGGAALLSWLKTMRDNQPVWRDEYGVFHVFRHADVVAVTSDFTTYSSDISRIMPDADPLSRDILSVIDPPLHRKLRRLVSTAFTPRTVTQLEPRVAELGRELLDGIESDQFDLITEFAYTLPVIVIAELLGVPAGDRELFRGWSERMLSKEFDDPVSMQFESDDAEFRELVGTPMQQMRDYLGAHCADRRTKPREDLLTKLVQAEVDGDRLTDKQVVDFACLLLMAGHVSTTMLLGNTVLCMEDNPDIQPALRADRSLIPQAVEEVLRTRTPITIASRITTTDVVIGDVAIPANSMVMPSLLSANHDERAFPDPERFDLHRNSAQQLAFGHGIHFCLGAPLARTEGRIALELVLDRFSDIRVTPGAEVVYHREGLYGTKNLPVSVIRG, encoded by the coding sequence GTGACCCAGCAACTCGTGTCGGCCAAGCCGTCCACTCAGGACGGTGGTGCGGCCCTGCTGTCGTGGCTGAAGACCATGCGCGACAACCAGCCGGTGTGGCGTGACGAGTACGGCGTGTTCCACGTCTTCCGGCACGCCGACGTGGTCGCCGTGACCTCGGACTTCACCACGTACTCGTCGGACATCAGCCGGATCATGCCCGACGCGGACCCGCTCTCCCGGGACATCCTGTCGGTGATCGACCCGCCGCTGCACCGCAAGCTGCGGCGGCTGGTCAGCACCGCGTTCACGCCGCGCACGGTAACCCAGCTGGAGCCCCGGGTGGCCGAGCTCGGTCGGGAACTGCTCGACGGCATCGAAAGCGACCAGTTCGACCTGATCACCGAGTTCGCCTACACCCTGCCGGTGATCGTGATCGCCGAGCTGCTCGGCGTGCCGGCCGGCGACCGGGAGCTGTTCCGCGGCTGGTCGGAGCGCATGCTGTCCAAGGAGTTCGACGACCCGGTGTCGATGCAGTTCGAGAGCGACGACGCCGAGTTCCGCGAGCTGGTCGGCACGCCGATGCAGCAGATGCGGGACTACCTCGGCGCACACTGCGCGGACCGGCGGACCAAGCCCCGTGAGGACCTGCTGACCAAGCTGGTGCAGGCCGAGGTGGACGGAGACCGGCTGACCGACAAGCAGGTCGTGGACTTCGCGTGCCTGCTGCTGATGGCCGGCCACGTGTCCACCACCATGCTGCTCGGCAACACCGTGCTGTGCATGGAGGACAACCCGGACATCCAGCCGGCGCTGCGGGCCGACCGGTCGCTGATCCCGCAGGCCGTCGAGGAGGTGCTGCGGACAAGGACGCCGATCACCATCGCCAGCCGGATCACCACCACCGACGTGGTCATCGGGGACGTGGCGATCCCGGCGAACAGCATGGTGATGCCGTCGCTGCTGTCGGCCAACCACGACGAGCGGGCCTTCCCCGACCCGGAGCGCTTCGACCTGCACCGCAATTCGGCGCAGCAGCTGGCCTTCGGGCACGGCATCCACTTCTGCCTCGGCGCGCCGCTGGCCCGTACCGAGGGTCGAATCGCGCTCGAGCTGGTGCTGGACCGGTTCTCCGACATTCGGGTCACGCCCGGCGCCGAGGTCGTATACCACCGAGAAGGCCTGTACGGCACCAAGAACCTCCCCGTATCCGTGATCCGCGGCTAA